From a region of the Laspinema palackyanum D2c genome:
- a CDS encoding GbsR/MarR family transcriptional regulator has product MSRVDKEAQQFELRRFVEEVGLLFELSGMPRMAGRILGWLLIADPPHQSLSQLAEALQASKGSISTMSRLLIQAGIVDRISLPGDRRDYFCIKLGAWTELIQQKTAQIKAVREIAERGLGLLEGEPDERRQRLEEMRNFHAFFEGELPRLVQRWEREREVKQP; this is encoded by the coding sequence ATGTCCAGAGTCGATAAAGAGGCGCAACAGTTTGAACTGAGGCGCTTTGTGGAAGAAGTGGGCCTATTGTTTGAACTGAGCGGGATGCCGAGGATGGCGGGACGAATTCTCGGGTGGTTGTTGATTGCAGACCCTCCGCATCAGTCCTTGAGTCAACTGGCGGAAGCGTTACAGGCTTCTAAAGGGTCAATTAGCACCATGTCTCGGTTGTTGATTCAAGCGGGAATCGTCGATCGCATCAGTTTACCGGGCGATCGCCGAGATTATTTTTGTATCAAATTAGGTGCTTGGACCGAATTAATTCAACAAAAAACCGCCCAAATTAAAGCGGTGCGCGAAATAGCTGAACGGGGACTGGGGTTACTGGAAGGAGAACCAGACGAACGTCGGCAACGACTGGAGGAAATGCGAAATTTTCACGCTTTTTTTGAAGGAGAACTGCCTCGGTTAGTCCAACGCTGGGAACGGGAACGAGAGGTGAAGCAGCCTTAA